The Streptococcus mitis region ACCTGGATGTGATCCGTTTTCGTCTGGAATAATCAATTCACCTTTTTCATCTACATAAGTTGTTAAAACTTTTTCTGTAATTGGTGTTGGATTATATGGACTTACTGGCGGAGTTGTAACTTTCTCATAAACGTGTTCGATGTCGCCGTTTGGAAGTTTCTTAGTCTCTACGAAGCGGTAGCCTGGGATATCTTTCTTAGGTTGTTCACCATCTTCTGTTGGATAGTTTGGAATTTCGTTTCCGTCTTTATCCTTATAACTTGTCTTAACTTTCTCATAAACGTGTTCGATGTCGCCATTTGGAAGTTTCTTAGTCTCTACGAAGCGGTAGCCTGGGATATCTTTCTTAGGTTGTTCGCCGTCTTCTGTTGGATAGTTTGGAATTTCGTTTCCGTCTTTATCCTTGAATGAAGTCTTAACTTTTTCATAGACGTGCTCTGTATCGCCGTTTGGAAGAGTCTTAGTTTCAACGAAGCGGTAACCTGGGATATCTTTCTTAGGAGTTGTACCTTCCTCAGTAGTTGTTCCTGGAATTACATTGCCATCTTTATCTTTATGAGTTGTTGTAACTTTTTCGTAGACGTATTTTGTATTTCCTTTTTCGTCAACTTCAGTTTTAACAACTTTGTATCCTGGAATTACTTCAGATGGTGTCTTTCCATCTTTAGATGGAATTAATTCAGTTTCTTTTCCATCTTTACCTACAACCACAAATTTAGTATCTGGACGAACTGTTGGAGTGTAGGTAGCTGTTACTGGTGTACCGTTCTTATCTACACGTTTAACTGTTACTCCTGTTGCTTTACCTACGAAGTTAGGTTCTGGAGTGAAGGTTACTTTACCGTTTTCATCGATTGTGTATGTTCCTTCGCCTGGTACTTTCTTCTCAGTTGTGCCATCGTCAAATGTTGGTTTAACAGTTTCATCGATTGGTACATTAGGGTTTCCTGGTTTGAATTCAGGTGTTCCTGTTTGTGGTTGCCCTTTAGGTCCTTCAGATTCTGCAGGTGTTCCTTCTGGAGTTACTGGAGTTACTGTTGGGGTGTATTTAGCTGTTACTGGTGTACCATTCTTATCTACACGTTTAACGGTTACTCCTGTACCTGTTCCTGTGAACGTCTTCTCTGGGGTGAAGGTTACTGTGCCATCTGGTGCTACTGTGTATGTTCCTTCACCTGGGATAACTTTTTCTTTTGATCCATCTTCGAAGGTTGCTGGTACTTCATCATCCATTGGTACGTCTGGATTACCTGGTGTGAAGGTTGGTTTGCCGTTTTGTTCTTTACCTTGGATGTCTGTTGTTTCAGCAGGGTCTGCAGTTGGAGTTACTGGAGTTACTGTTGGAGTGTATTTAGCTGTTACTGGTGTTCCATTCTTATCTACACGCTTAACTGTTACTCCTGTTCCTTTTCCTGTGAATGTCTTCTCTGGGGTGAAGGTTACTGTGCCATCTGGTGCTACTGTGTATGCTCCTTCACCTGGGATGACTTTTTCTTTTGATCCATCTTCGAAGGTTGCTGGTACTTCATCATCCATTGGTACGTCTGGGTTTCCTGGTGTGAAGGTTGGTTTACCGTTTTGTTCTTTACCTTGGATATCTGTTGTTTCAGCTGGATCTGCAGTTGGGGTTACTGGGGTTACGTTTGGTGTGTATTTAGCTGTTACTGGTGTACCATTCTTGTCTACACGCTTAACTGTTACGCCTGTTCCTTTTCCTGTGAATGTCTTCTCTGGGGTGAAGGTTACTGTGCCATCTGGTGCTACTGTGTATGTTCCTTCACCTGGGATAACTTTTTCTTTTGATCCATCTTCGAAGGTTGCTGGTACTTCATCATCCATTGGTACGTCTGGGTTTCCTGGTGTGAAGGTTGGTTTTCCGTTTTGTTCTTTACCTTGGATATCTGTTGTTTCAGCAGGGTCTGCAGTTGGAGTTACTGGAGTTACTGTTGGGGTGTATTTAGCTGTTACTGGTGTACCATTCTTATCTACACGCTTAACTGTTACGCCTGTTCCTTTACCTGTGAATGTCTTCTCAGGTACGAATGTTACTGTTCCATCTGGTGCAACTGTATATGTTCCCTCACCTGGGATGACTTTTTCTTTTGATCCATCTTCGAAGGTTGCTGGTACTTCATCATCCATTGGTACTTCATCAGCACCTGGTGTGAAGGTTGGTTTACCTGTTTGTGTTTTACCTTGAATATCTGTTGTTTCAGCTGGGTCTGCGGTTGGAGTTACTGGGGTTACGTTTGGTGTGTATTTAGCTGTTACTGGTGTTCCGTTCTTATCTACACGCTTAACGGTTACTCCTGTACCTTTACCTGTGAATGTCTTCTCAGGGACGAATGTTACTGTTCCATCTGGTGCAACTGTATATGTTCCCTCACCTGGGATGACTTTTTCTTTTGATCCATCTTCGAAGGTTGCTGGTACTTCATCATTCATTGGTACTTCATTAGCACCTGGTGTGAAGGTTGGTTTACCTGTTTGTGTTTTACCTTGAATATCTGTTGTTTCTTTTGGCTCAGCTGTTGGTGTAACTGGGGTTACTGTTGGGGTGTATGTTGTTTCTACCTTAGTTCCGTTAGTATCCTTCGCTACAACTTTCGCTGGATCTGGTGTACCTGTGAAGTCTTTGTTTGGTTGGAATGTAATTACTCCTGTTGTTGGATCAATTGTGTATGTTCCAACTTCCTTGCCATCTTTAAGAGCTGGCATTGTGGTTACTTCATTACCACTTGGGTCTACCAATTTAACAGTTGTCTTATCAATTGGGGCTACTTCGTCACCTTTTTTGAACATTGTCTCAGTTTCTTGAGTTTGTGGTTGACCTTGTTTTCCAGATGTTTCTTTTGGTTCTGCTGTTGGTGTAACTGGGGTTACTGTTGGGGTGTATGTTGTTTCTACTTTTGTTCCATTAGTATCCTTCGCTACAACCTTAGCTGGATCTGGTGTACCTGTGAAGTCTTTGTTTGGTTGGAATGTGATTACTCCTGTTGTTGGATCGATTGTGTATGTTCCAACTTCTTTTCCATCTTTTGTTGCTGGAAGAGTTGTTACTTCGTTACCACTTGGGTCTACCAATTTAACAGTTGTCTTATCAATTGGGGCTACTTCGTCACCTTTTTTGAACATTGTCTCAGTTTCTTGAGTTTGTGGTTGACCTTGTTTGCCAGATGTTTCTTTCGGTGTTGCCGTTGGAACTACTGGTGTTACCGTTGGTGTGTAAGTTGCTGTAGCAGGTGTTCCATTCTTATCCTTAACTTCAACAGTTGCTGGATCTGGAGTACCAACAAAGTCTTTGTTTGGTTTGAATGTTACAACACCTGTTAATGGATCGATTACGTATTTACCAACTTCTTTTCCATCTTTTGTTGCTGGAATTTCTGTTGACTCTACTGGTTGTCCATTTACTACGAATTTAGCTGGTTGCTCTGCTGTAATTGTGATTGGTGCTGTTTCATCACCTTGAGTAAATCTAGGAGTTCCTGTTTGTTCTTGTCCTTGTTTACCACTTGAAGTTACACCTTCTCCTGTTGGAGTTACTGGTGTTACTTTTGGAGTATAAGACCCTTTTGAAGTAACTGGAACTTTGTTTCCTTCTGAGTCAGTTGCTGTTACTGATACTTGTACATTAACACCTTTAGCTTTTCCTGTAAATGTTGGAAGTGGTTCAAATGTTACTACACCTGTTGTTGGATTGATTGAGTATGTTCCTTCTCCATCAACTACCACTTTACCTTCAGTATTAGCTCCTTCTAGAGAATATGCAGCTGTTGTCCAATCTACATTTGTTCCATCAGGTGTATTAGTTGTAGTGTTTAGTTCTTCAAAACGCTCTTTTCCAGAAATAGATGTCTGCGTTTGACCTTGTTTACCAGTCGTTTCATCATCAGCTGGGTCAATTCCATATACAGTTGGTGTATAGGTATTTGAAACTGGTACTGTTACTGGGTTACCTGACTCGTCATTAAATGTCACATCTGCTGCTACTGTGATAGGAGCTGCTGTACCTACAAATCCTTCTACTGGAGTGAAACTTACTTCACCTGTCGTTGGATCTACTGTATAAGTTCCTTGATCAGTTGTTACTGAAGAAACTTTATTTCCTGTTGTTGGATCTACTAGTTTGTAATCTGATACTGTAGTTCCTTCTTTTCCATCATTGAAGTTATCTACCATTGAGTCAGTTTGTTTCTGACCTTGAGCTCCTGATGATTTCTCTGGATCTGTTACTACGATGTAGTAAGTTGTTTCTGCTACTGCATCTTCTGTAACTTCACCAGCATCTGTTCCATCTACTGTTGGAGTTGTCACAACACCGTTTGAATCTACTGCTCTTGCTGTTACTTTGTAACGTCCTTTTTGAGATAATACATAAGCATTAGCTCTAGCCAAGTTTGCTTCAGCTGCTGCTTTAAGGGCTGCACGCGCAGTTTCTACTGCTCTTTCAGCTTCTAAAGCTGCAGTACGTGTTGACTCTACTTCAGTATTTTTTGTTGATAGATTTGTTTGAGCTGTTGCTAATTGCGCTTCAATAGATGCTTTAAATTCTTTAACATGCGTAAGTTTTCTCTCTGCTAATTCTTGAGCTGTTGGAGAAATTGTACGTAATTTCAAGTTGTCTAATGCTGATTGAGCATCTTCTACCGTTCTTGTTGAACGATCTAATAGTTCTTGAAGACGTGCTAATTCATTTTGTGATTCTTGTTGTTCTTTTACAGCTGTTGCTGCCGCTTGAGTTTTAGCTGCTGCTGTACGTTGCGCTTGAATATAAGCCGTTTCTTCTGCTTGAGCTCCATCAAAAGTAGTTACTGTGCCATCTGGTGCAGTTGCTGTTACTTTTGTCTTAATAGTATCAGAATCTGTTGCTGATGTTTTATCATCGATTGTATCCGCGAATGCTACATTTGCTTTAGTTGACTTGATTAAGTCTACTGATGTACCTTTTGCTTCTGAATAACTTGTTGAAGTTCCTGTTGGTTTAGCATTTTGAATTGATGCTACGTCTGTTGAGCTTGCTTCACGGTATGCTACATACCCTTTAAATCCTGATGCTGTTTCAATTTCCCAACCAGCATTTGATTGTTTAGCTGTTACTGCTGTACCGTCAGAAGATGTCCATTGGTTTGTTACTGAGTCATAGCTTACTGTAACTACCATTCCTTGTTCTGAAGATGTATTATCCTTTTTAACTAGAGTCTCTGTACGTGTAACATTACCTACTGCTGTTACCTCACCATTTTTACGGATTTCAGCAATTTTGTCTGCTAGTGTTGACGCTGAAGATGTTGCATTCCATGTACGTTCAAATTCATAAACAACGAACTTAACATCACCATTTGCTTGCGCATCTGTATATACACGACGTTCAATAAGAGTTGATGTACCATTACCATTGTCTCTTAACTCATAAGCTTTTTCAGTCGGTAATGAATATTTACCTGTTGCACGGTTAAATTCCGCTCTATATGTAGTACCTGCTGCATCAGTTACCATGGCAAATTCACGCTGGATGTTTGCTTTCACCTTATCAGTTGTGACTTTTGATACAATACTATCCACACCAACGTATTTTGTAGATTCTGGTGTTACAGTTAAGTTAAGAGTTGAATCTCCTGTTGTAGATGCAGCTCCTAATACCGTACCTTCTTGTACAGCTGTGTTTGTAGTACCTGCTGCAACTGTCCAGTTACCATCTTTAACTACAAGTTTTGTAACAGTTCCATCTGGCATTGTAATTTCAGCTTTGTTAGCACCTTTTGAAATTGACACAGGTACAGTTGTTGCATAGGCTTCAACATTCTTAACAGTAATCTTAGGCGCTACTGCAATTGTAATATTTTCATGAGCTTCTTGACCATACATATTCCAATCCTGATTTTTCGCATTGGTTGTATTGTTATAGTCTTTGGCATAAACAGATGCTGTGAAAATCCCAGCTTCACTTGCTGTTCCTGTAATATCTCCTGTTTTTGGATTATAACTTAATCCTGGTACAACATCATTTATTGAAGTTGTACTTCCCGTATAATTCCCGTTTATGGCTGTGTGGGCTGTGACCGTTTGTGGTCCGTTCTCAGTATTTACTTTAGAACCATCAACTGCAGTAAAGGTTGCTCCGTTCGTGCCTCCAGTAGCAGTTTTTGAACCGGCAACAACTTTTTCTCCATTACTTCTGTATACATAACCAGCTCTTTCATCACGAGTCATTCCATCATTATCAACATATTTAATATTATGATTAACTTGGTCGCCTATTGTTACTAATTTTGATTTTCCTTGAATAAGTGGTGCAGATGAATCTTGCCATCCAATCCATCCAGCTGTTAAGTCTCTGAAAGTAACTTGCTGAGTAGCTCCACCTTTCTCTACAGTTACAATATAGCGCATGTCATATACACCGTTTTGAAGAGTAGATGCTATATATCCTTCTACAGTATCTGTAGTTGCGTTATAACCTAATCCTGGCGGTAAGTTACTCGCTTGAATGTTTGCAATTGTGTATCCTGCAGCAGTTGCCTCTGGTGATAAACTAAAACGTTTTTTTACATCTGTAAGATATACATAGTGATTTCCTTGTTCATAAGTATAACCATAGATTTCTGTAGCTAGATACTCATAAGCACCTCCTGCACCCCATACATTATTGTTGTTAGGTTTACCAGTAGCACGAAGTTTCCCTTTCCATAGTTCTGCTTCACGTCCCACTTTTTGAGCTTCTGTTTTAGATAATGGAATATCTGTACGTCCACTTGTCCCGGCTTGTCCACTATTAACCGCAGGGACATCAGTGTTTTCAGATTGGTATCCATGAACATAAATTTTGTAGTTAGCGTTACCATCTAGTACTTTGTAAGATTTACCTGTAGAACCAAGAAATTCACCATTTTCTTTTCTCAACTCTTTAGATGCAGCTGTATACCCTTCATTAGCTGAACGTAAGTGCGAGCCTTGGACTAGTTCTTTACCGTTACGTTCATCTTTTGAACCTGTGTTTTCGATAGCGTTTGAGTCAGATTTTTTCTCTGTGTTCTCAGCTTTTTTCCCTACAGTTTCTTTAGCATTTGTAGTGTCAACTGCTGGTGTTTCTTTTTTCTCAGCTGGTTTGTTTTGTAGTTTTGAGTTTACAGTTGTTACAAGTTTGTTGTAAGCAGCTTTCAATTCCTCTTGACTTGTAGCACTTGAAAGAGCTGCCTTAGCTGACTCCAAGTCAGCACTCAAAAGAGCCAAACTTTCGTCCGTCTTGTTTGCATATTTTCCAGCAGCGAGTTTCCCAGCTACTTCATTCACATAAGACTCAAGTTGAGACTTGTCTAGTTTAGGCGCAGCTTCTTCTTTTGTAACTTCTTCAGCAGATTTTGGTGCGTCTTCCTTTTTAGATTCTTCTACTTTAGGAGTCGCTACTTCAGGCTTAGTTTCCTCTACTTTTACTTCCTTCGCAGTTTCTACTTTAGCCGTTGCTCCATTCTCTTCAGCATTAGGTGATACTACTGCCACACCAGGAACATTTCCATTAACTGCTGTTTCTGAGGCCGATACTGCACCATTTCCAAGGAACATCAATCCAGCCGCAATCGCTACTGAGGCTGCTCCAAAACTATATTTACGAATCCCATAACGGATGTATTTTTCTACTCTAAAATCTTGTTGTTGCTTGCCTTTCATCGAGACTAACAACCTCCTTTTATTTTTATCATGTTAATTCGTAAACTAAACCATAAAAATTCCTCTTTCAAAACTCAAAAGAGGAAAATTTATCATCCACAATTAACATGCATAATTATAATATCACGTTTTAAAACATTTTGCAATTTTTTTGTTTTGAAATATAAAATTTCTTTTAAACTTTCGCTTTTTATTTTATGTTTTTTAGTTTTTACAGTTAGATTTTTTTTTTTGCGAATTTTATTCTATTATATGAATAGTTTCATTCGTATTTTAAAATTATAATTTTTTTAAGTATTATTTACAATTTTAACTCATTTAAAATTTAATTATAAAAACCGTATTTTTATGATTTATGCAAGTGAATAAACTGCTCTTATAGAGGTTTATACCTCATCTATATTGGTATTTATAAAATCTTCCTGTTTCTATATACTAAAGATGCTGATTTATCGAAACAGTTTATTATTCGGTTTTTGGCTTTTCCTCAAAAATTTTCAATTAAACAATGCCATGCCACTCTCTAAAATTTTTAGCTATTTTTCTAATTAGACAAAAAACTGTCTATATAAAAAAAGGAAGGACGAAATGTGTCCTTTCTCAATCTTAGCTGACTTCAACCCACTAAAGTTGACAAACATACTAAGATTAGTAGTGAAGAAATCCCCTATAGATATTATAGAGTCCAAAAAACGAGCACTTTCGTACTCGTTCTCAGATATAAACTACTGATTAAAGTGAGTTTACGTCAACTTTGATACCAACACCTTGAGTAGTTGTGATCGTCAAGTTTGTTACGTAAGTTCCTTTAGCTGTAGCTGGTTTTGCTTTTTGGATTGTTTCGTTGAAAGCTTTGAAGTTTTCAACCAATTTTTCAGCTTCAAATGATACTTTACCGATGATTGCTTGAACGTTACCTGCACGGTCAGCACGGTAAGTGATTTTACCACCTTTAGACTCTTCAACTGCTTTAGCAACATCCATTGTTACAGTACCAGTTTTAGGGTTTGGCATCAAGTTACGTGGTCCAAGGACACGTCCAAGACGTCCAACAAGAGCCATCATGTCAGGTGTAGCGATAACTACGTCGAAGTCCAACC contains the following coding sequences:
- the rplA gene encoding 50S ribosomal protein L1, translating into MAKKSKQLRAALEKIDSTKAYSVEEAVALAKETNFAKFDATVEVAYNLNIDVKKADQQIRGAMVLPNGTGKTSRVLVFARGAKAEEAKAAGADFVGEDDLVAKINDGWLDFDVVIATPDMMALVGRLGRVLGPRNLMPNPKTGTVTMDVAKAVEESKGGKITYRADRAGNVQAIIGKVSFEAEKLVENFKAFNETIQKAKPATAKGTYVTNLTITTTQGVGIKVDVNSL
- a CDS encoding YSIRK signal domain/LPXTG anchor domain surface protein, which translates into the protein MKGKQQQDFRVEKYIRYGIRKYSFGAASVAIAAGLMFLGNGAVSASETAVNGNVPGVAVVSPNAEENGATAKVETAKEVKVEETKPEVATPKVEESKKEDAPKSAEEVTKEEAAPKLDKSQLESYVNEVAGKLAAGKYANKTDESLALLSADLESAKAALSSATSQEELKAAYNKLVTTVNSKLQNKPAEKKETPAVDTTNAKETVGKKAENTEKKSDSNAIENTGSKDERNGKELVQGSHLRSANEGYTAASKELRKENGEFLGSTGKSYKVLDGNANYKIYVHGYQSENTDVPAVNSGQAGTSGRTDIPLSKTEAQKVGREAELWKGKLRATGKPNNNNVWGAGGAYEYLATEIYGYTYEQGNHYVYLTDVKKRFSLSPEATAAGYTIANIQASNLPPGLGYNATTDTVEGYIASTLQNGVYDMRYIVTVEKGGATQQVTFRDLTAGWIGWQDSSAPLIQGKSKLVTIGDQVNHNIKYVDNDGMTRDERAGYVYRSNGEKVVAGSKTATGGTNGATFTAVDGSKVNTENGPQTVTAHTAINGNYTGSTTSINDVVPGLSYNPKTGDITGTASEAGIFTASVYAKDYNNTTNAKNQDWNMYGQEAHENITIAVAPKITVKNVEAYATTVPVSISKGANKAEITMPDGTVTKLVVKDGNWTVAAGTTNTAVQEGTVLGAASTTGDSTLNLTVTPESTKYVGVDSIVSKVTTDKVKANIQREFAMVTDAAGTTYRAEFNRATGKYSLPTEKAYELRDNGNGTSTLIERRVYTDAQANGDVKFVVYEFERTWNATSSASTLADKIAEIRKNGEVTAVGNVTRTETLVKKDNTSSEQGMVVTVSYDSVTNQWTSSDGTAVTAKQSNAGWEIETASGFKGYVAYREASSTDVASIQNAKPTGTSTSYSEAKGTSVDLIKSTKANVAFADTIDDKTSATDSDTIKTKVTATAPDGTVTTFDGAQAEETAYIQAQRTAAAKTQAAATAVKEQQESQNELARLQELLDRSTRTVEDAQSALDNLKLRTISPTAQELAERKLTHVKEFKASIEAQLATAQTNLSTKNTEVESTRTAALEAERAVETARAALKAAAEANLARANAYVLSQKGRYKVTARAVDSNGVVTTPTVDGTDAGEVTEDAVAETTYYIVVTDPEKSSGAQGQKQTDSMVDNFNDGKEGTTVSDYKLVDPTTGNKVSSVTTDQGTYTVDPTTGEVSFTPVEGFVGTAAPITVAADVTFNDESGNPVTVPVSNTYTPTVYGIDPADDETTGKQGQTQTSISGKERFEELNTTTNTPDGTNVDWTTAAYSLEGANTEGKVVVDGEGTYSINPTTGVVTFEPLPTFTGKAKGVNVQVSVTATDSEGNKVPVTSKGSYTPKVTPVTPTGEGVTSSGKQGQEQTGTPRFTQGDETAPITITAEQPAKFVVNGQPVESTEIPATKDGKEVGKYVIDPLTGVVTFKPNKDFVGTPDPATVEVKDKNGTPATATYTPTVTPVVPTATPKETSGKQGQPQTQETETMFKKGDEVAPIDKTTVKLVDPSGNEVTTLPATKDGKEVGTYTIDPTTGVITFQPNKDFTGTPDPAKVVAKDTNGTKVETTYTPTVTPVTPTAEPKETSGKQGQPQTQETETMFKKGDEVAPIDKTTVKLVDPSGNEVTTMPALKDGKEVGTYTIDPTTGVITFQPNKDFTGTPDPAKVVAKDTNGTKVETTYTPTVTPVTPTAEPKETTDIQGKTQTGKPTFTPGANEVPMNDEVPATFEDGSKEKVIPGEGTYTVAPDGTVTFVPEKTFTGKGTGVTVKRVDKNGTPVTAKYTPNVTPVTPTADPAETTDIQGKTQTGKPTFTPGADEVPMDDEVPATFEDGSKEKVIPGEGTYTVAPDGTVTFVPEKTFTGKGTGVTVKRVDKNGTPVTAKYTPTVTPVTPTADPAETTDIQGKEQNGKPTFTPGNPDVPMDDEVPATFEDGSKEKVIPGEGTYTVAPDGTVTFTPEKTFTGKGTGVTVKRVDKNGTPVTAKYTPNVTPVTPTADPAETTDIQGKEQNGKPTFTPGNPDVPMDDEVPATFEDGSKEKVIPGEGAYTVAPDGTVTFTPEKTFTGKGTGVTVKRVDKNGTPVTAKYTPTVTPVTPTADPAETTDIQGKEQNGKPTFTPGNPDVPMDDEVPATFEDGSKEKVIPGEGTYTVAPDGTVTFTPEKTFTGTGTGVTVKRVDKNGTPVTAKYTPTVTPVTPEGTPAESEGPKGQPQTGTPEFKPGNPNVPIDETVKPTFDDGTTEKKVPGEGTYTIDENGKVTFTPEPNFVGKATGVTVKRVDKNGTPVTATYTPTVRPDTKFVVVGKDGKETELIPSKDGKTPSEVIPGYKVVKTEVDEKGNTKYVYEKVTTTHKDKDGNVIPGTTTEEGTTPKKDIPGYRFVETKTLPNGDTEHVYEKVKTSFKDKDGNEIPNYPTEDGEQPKKDIPGYRFVETKKLPNGDIEHVYEKVKTSYKDKDGNEIPNYPTEDGEQPKKDIPGYRFVETKKLPNGDIEHVYEKVTTPPVSPYNPTPITEKVLTTYVDEKGELIIPDENGSHPGKPLEGYELVRTETDANGNVHNVYRKIQSQKPVQPVEPATPAMPEQPAKPQVPATPAQPVQPTVVKEAEVKRELPNTGTEDNASLAALGLLGVLSGFGLVARKKKED